The proteins below come from a single uncultured Carboxylicivirga sp. genomic window:
- a CDS encoding sigma-54 dependent transcriptional regulator — MDYRIMSGAGSVLVVEKDKNVLHWIAGLLQDHVKKVITAETPCQIPHAIKVNEVDVVVLPFSCKGDCVEIEAGVRVLHYLLNIKPDAKVVFLVSPNDLGSAVKVMKEGAADVISNRFEHRELINRVLSFIDDSKQKGNNLKSHIFTPPKKEFIYHSDKMREVVRTIEKVAPSEANVLILGENGTGKELVANSIHQKSKRSDQIFMSVDLGAFNKTLIENELFGHKKGAYTDARSDKAGRFEMADGGTIFLDEIGNMDVSVQSKLLTVIEKREVTRIGDTKAKAIDIRLVSATNKKLYKMVDESEFRTDLLYRINTVEIELPPLRERQEDIPVLVSYFLSMYCALYRKPLLKIEKAAITCMQNYDWPGNVRELQHVIEKAVILTEGNKILKQELCQYIKPSETDDLTFTSYNLEDVEREVINKVLRLKSGNLTHTADVLGLTRASLYRRLRKYQL, encoded by the coding sequence GTGGACTATAGGATTATGAGTGGAGCGGGAAGTGTATTAGTGGTAGAAAAAGATAAAAATGTCCTTCATTGGATCGCAGGATTATTGCAGGATCACGTAAAAAAAGTAATTACGGCAGAAACTCCATGTCAGATCCCTCATGCTATAAAAGTTAACGAGGTTGATGTGGTGGTGCTTCCATTTTCATGTAAGGGCGATTGTGTTGAAATTGAAGCAGGAGTGAGGGTTCTTCATTATCTGTTAAATATTAAACCTGATGCTAAAGTTGTTTTTTTAGTCTCGCCCAATGATCTCGGATCAGCTGTTAAAGTAATGAAAGAAGGAGCGGCTGATGTAATCAGTAATAGGTTCGAACATCGCGAACTCATTAACAGGGTGCTTTCTTTTATTGATGATTCGAAACAAAAAGGTAATAACTTAAAGTCTCACATATTTACTCCTCCAAAGAAAGAATTTATCTATCATTCAGATAAAATGCGCGAAGTGGTGCGTACTATCGAAAAGGTTGCTCCCTCCGAAGCCAATGTTCTTATTTTAGGAGAGAATGGTACCGGAAAAGAGCTTGTTGCCAATTCAATTCATCAAAAGTCAAAGCGATCCGATCAGATATTTATGTCGGTTGATTTAGGTGCTTTTAACAAAACGTTGATTGAAAATGAACTATTCGGCCATAAAAAGGGAGCTTATACCGATGCTCGATCAGATAAAGCCGGAAGGTTCGAAATGGCGGATGGGGGAACTATATTTTTGGATGAGATTGGCAATATGGATGTGTCGGTTCAATCGAAACTACTCACAGTTATTGAAAAACGAGAAGTAACTCGCATTGGCGATACTAAAGCAAAAGCAATTGATATACGATTAGTTTCTGCTACCAATAAAAAGTTGTATAAAATGGTAGATGAGAGTGAATTCAGAACAGATCTGCTTTATAGAATCAATACGGTTGAAATAGAATTACCACCCTTACGCGAAAGGCAAGAGGATATTCCTGTATTGGTATCTTATTTTTTATCGATGTATTGTGCCTTGTATCGAAAGCCACTACTTAAAATTGAAAAGGCAGCTATAACTTGTATGCAAAATTACGATTGGCCTGGTAATGTTCGTGAGCTCCAACATGTAATAGAAAAAGCTGTAATACTTACCGAAGGTAATAAAATTCTTAAACAAGAATTATGTCAGTATATCAAACCCAGTGAAACTGACGATTTAACCTTTACAAGCTATAACCTCGAAGATGTAGAGCGCGAAGTAATAAATAAAGTACTTCGGTTAAAATCGGGAAATTTAACTCATACAGCCGATGTTTTAGGTTTGACAAGAGCTTCTTTATATCGTCGATTAAGAAAATATCAGCTCTAA
- a CDS encoding DUF2520 domain-containing protein, giving the protein MRIVLIGSGNVATHLGNALYEAGHKIVQVYSRSKENAINLSASIESTGITDLSKIDTSADIYIISVKDDALSEVAELMPKVEGLVVHTAGSVEIEVLSVFENYGVLYPFQTFTKASKVNFGSVPVLVESNTEKNTETLLNLGHTLSKNVLKADSKQRAQLHIAAVYSCNFVNLMYRLADDVLQESGLPFSLLQPLILETANKVQALSPSETQTGPASRDDQQTILKHKEVLADHNELSEIYNLLTDSILKRIK; this is encoded by the coding sequence ATGCGAATTGTTTTGATTGGTTCAGGTAATGTTGCAACTCATCTGGGAAACGCTTTATATGAAGCTGGACATAAAATTGTGCAGGTGTATAGCAGAAGCAAGGAGAATGCAATTAATTTATCGGCCAGCATTGAGTCAACCGGAATAACTGATTTAAGTAAAATCGATACCAGTGCCGATATTTACATCATTTCGGTGAAAGACGATGCTCTTTCAGAGGTGGCTGAATTAATGCCTAAAGTAGAAGGTTTAGTTGTGCATACAGCAGGAAGCGTTGAGATTGAAGTTTTAAGTGTGTTTGAGAATTATGGTGTATTATATCCATTCCAAACATTTACTAAGGCAAGTAAAGTAAATTTTGGAAGTGTGCCTGTTTTGGTCGAAAGTAATACTGAAAAAAATACAGAGACGCTACTCAACTTGGGGCATACCTTAAGTAAGAATGTATTAAAGGCAGATTCTAAACAGCGAGCACAATTACATATTGCTGCTGTTTATTCGTGCAATTTTGTCAATTTAATGTATCGTTTAGCCGATGATGTTTTACAAGAAAGTGGCTTGCCTTTTAGCTTGTTGCAGCCATTGATACTTGAAACAGCCAACAAAGTTCAGGCTTTAAGTCCGTCAGAAACTCAAACAGGTCCGGCTTCACGTGACGATCAGCAGACAATACTAAAACATAAAGAAGTATTAGCTGATCATAATGAGCTGTCAGAAATATACAATCTTCTTACTGATAGTATATTAAAACGTATTAAATAG
- a CDS encoding GNAT family N-acetyltransferase, translating into MDIKTNEKRIILSPLTQGDISSLFKIYSNKANMKFIPNNHINTADELKKKYSTLRSDSGYGIFAIKMIASGEIIGEAGIFDSFNDNNIAELGFIIDEIYWSKGYGTEVCNYLINHCFEQYNFTRIVARMYAENTGSIKVCKKCGMQLKLTFSDAKGNQGIEYRIHKSSI; encoded by the coding sequence ATGGATATTAAAACAAATGAAAAAAGGATAATACTTAGTCCTTTGACACAGGGAGACATTTCATCATTATTTAAAATTTATAGCAATAAAGCTAATATGAAGTTTATTCCCAATAATCATATCAATACAGCAGATGAACTTAAGAAGAAGTACTCTACTTTACGAAGTGATAGTGGTTATGGTATTTTCGCAATTAAGATGATTGCTTCTGGAGAAATTATTGGTGAGGCTGGTATATTTGATTCGTTCAACGATAATAACATTGCAGAACTTGGTTTTATTATTGATGAAATATACTGGAGCAAAGGTTATGGTACCGAAGTATGTAATTATTTAATTAACCATTGTTTTGAGCAATACAATTTCACCAGAATAGTCGCAAGAATGTATGCTGAAAATACAGGATCAATCAAAGTATGTAAGAAATGCGGCATGCAACTAAAATTAACCTTCAGCGATGCAAAAGGTAATCAAGGAATTGAATACCGCATTCATAAATCATCTATTTAA